The window ACCCAGGCTCTGTATAGGTAATTATTTCTTTGTCTATTAAATTCGGTTTAATACGGTAAATCTTTCCTGATTCAGAACACAGAAGAGAACTCAGaacgaaatattataataactaacCCAGTCACATTTATGCGAAATTCTTCGTGTCACACAGCTTGGCAACAATTTCATTAGCGCCACTACCTTAACCTTAATAGGAAAGGGTGAAACTGTAATGATCCCAAAAATCCCACAGATCTCTCGTTCCTCTTTAAACGGCTTCAATTTTCTGTTAAGCTTAGTAGTTTCGTTAACAAGGAGCAAGGACAATTTTCTTCTTATTGCCaaataaatcatgattttttttttataataaccatGCATTTGTCTCCTTTTCAGGAAGTCGTTTTGCTAAAATGCAAGTTATGGCGGGCCTTATTACCATCTTGAAAGAATACAGAGTGGAGCTGGCTGAGGGCATGCCGAAGTCTCTGAACCTGGATGCTCGAACCTTTTTGATTGCACCTCGTgaacaaggattaaatattaagtttataagACGTGAAGGTTCTGAGCGAAGGAAATGGGTTCGAACATGAGACGACCCTGAACCTACAAAAAGTGCTTGATATGTGACCCGGACCCCTATAGTAATTATAACTGAAAATTTGTGTCAtacataaagtttttaattaattttaatgttttcttatttttttttcaattactaaCCAAATTTCATAATcctatattcaaaacaaaaatcataatgTGTTGACCGATTTCTGGACAAGGCATCTAGTATTGCGAGTCACCGGCCAGCTGCGTGGGGCATATTATAGTGCATTAGGGTGTTCGCctatttatttccaaaacgCACACAAGACTCGGTGCGTGCCTAGGGGTCTAACTCAATCGAATCCTGGGCGTTCTAATCATTAAAATACCATATCTTCTAAAATAActacaaagaaagaaaaaattacGGGTTATAGCTGTTTTTCAGGACATTATATAATCAATGTAAAAGCATTAGTATCAGTTATGAAATCGGATAAAAATGATGAACACCGATCAGTTTGGGACCAATCTGATATTCAATACACTTTTTTCCCCAAACTACCCGTATCTCTCGAAGTACTATgacaattaaatgtaataaaaataaaactaggtgTTCGGAGGGGTTCGTGAATGTAATGcggaagaaaaaacaaaacatcctTAAGTCTCGAagtgtttcaaaaacattcaagttacatgcgcCAGCTAGACAACCAGACTTGATATCAGTTCATCCAGTATGTGTTATATCGGATCACAGTCCATTTTTAGACTACATAAGTAATATGAGTTATAGTTGAAGTGAAACTACAGTATGAAAGAAATGAAACTACAAGTAGTTTCATTgaaatgtctaatattcgcgtaaacctaagaaactaaGTCTAGTGGTTGTGACCCTGATGAGCAcggtcatttgttctgtgtctggatgtaatttatctataatatgtatgtatttagaacgaTATacttaagtatgtttatcagttgtctagtactacataagctctgcttaatttgagactagatggcgttgtgtgaatgttgtccaatattatattatacatatcatattattataattccgTTTGACTATAGCAGATAAATCATAAATCGAGCGTTGAAAACAACTCTGCACTCTTGTCTTCAGAATTCTAGATTATTGTTTGGGAAGAAATTAGTATCTACACTATCATCAACTGACTGAGCTGAGATTTTGTATCGTATAAGTTTAGAAGCTACACTCACTTTCAGCAAATTCTTTGAGATACAAATTATCGCTGCCTGTAAGCGTTGCTTCTCTTGCAAGATAGTCGTTTAACCTGTCCACCAGCTAAACGGTTACGTGTCCCAATCTTGTGTAAATAAGATTTGTTTGATAAGAAGAATAAGATTCAATCCTGAATCAAACAACGAGCCAGGCGTCATTGGTGTCTCCTATGATTCATAAAGAGCCATGGCAATTTCGTGTGAAGTAACAAAACGCCTAGCCTTGCTCTTTATGGTTTTGTAGAGTATGGAGGACGGAGAAGAAGGAGGAGGAGAAGAAGGAGGAGGAGAAAGGGAAGGAaggatttaatttaagaaatgtGGGAAGCCAATGTTGGGGGAAATCCGCTACTTTACCGTGAAAAAGGGTGGGGTTTTGCgtaacaataaatcaataatatttccACTGCACGACAAAAGTAACTTTGGTTTGAAGAATGCCGAGGGGAGCAAAcatatagaaaattattttttctgctcACCCTTTCAATTTTGTcgtaaaatcaaaaattatggAATTATCAATCTTTTACCGCCGCGTGCCACCGGCCAGGCGCCTTGtacttcattataattttacgcTGAAACATTACTTTGCTGcgatgtttttaaattgtcataACTTTTAAGATAGTTATTGCAATGAAATAGCGTAAAGGGctgatatttttcaataaaatactttaatgattaacgtattttatttggacatggattaatatttcttttattaatatgtaaattttaatgatgaacattttatttaattgttaaatattatgaaacggATTAATCATCAGCTGACGCGGCAGCTTGCGACAGACAGACATAAATTGTCACCCAAGAAACCAATGGTAACAAAACCTAccctaaaatttatttcacaaagaAAAATGAGCAAATCGCGGAAGAAATGGTAGTGCTTTGGAGCAAGGTCTGGGGAATACGGAGGATGAAGAATGAATTTCAGTTCAGTTCTTGTACAGTTAAAACGGTGTCTCGAGCTTAATGAGGTCCTTTCTTATCATAGAGCAATAATAGGGATGATTGATTTAAGAGTCGGTCTGTTTTCAGtaagttttatagaaattgttcGAAGTTTGGCACAGTAAATATGTGCCGTTATTACCTGACCAGATTGGAGCAAGCTATGATGAATAATACCTTAGACCAAAAAATATGTCTTGGTGAGCTTTACTTTAGGAATCTTACGGTTATCGTAAAGAATCCGCTTTTCATAACATGTTGCAATTAAATCTACTATCTGATCCTTCATATTTGTATCTATGCAAAAAGacattaatagtatttttttaagataaggACATTCTTTGAAACTGCAAATAAATCCGCATACGATGCTTGGTAGTAACgagaaataaacattgattGTAACCATGGCAACTATCAAAATGCTGTTGCTAATTTTAACGTTATAATATGTACAGGTTTTTTGTCTCTCTAACAAGTAACTGAAATAGCCAGTTGAGAGGATTCACTGGCTCGTATTTCAAGCGCCcacttttttaatctttttactaatcaattatttagttattaaatcTCAATCTCCTACttcttattactattttttatttgaatgttttatatggtatttttgaaataatatacaaaataattttgtcttacattacaaaataacacCTAAAACATCTAGTATGTCTGAATGCATTCAgcacagtaaataaataaataaatctcgaTAGGTAAATTATTCAGTCTCATCGTTTTCATTTTTAGGACACTAACACTGGGTTATgcaaaatagtacaaaataaaaaaaaaatgttgttgttaGAACAGTAGATAGTGTTGTTGTCACCCAAATTCGGTACTTCTTACTCTTTATACTCTCCTTTTGGTTCGTCGTTCATATCTGAACATTATGCTTTCTCCAGAATTGCTGACTGGTCAATACCTCAATACACAGGTTTGGACTTCGTTTTGAGCGATAAGTCAGTATTGATCGTAAATAGGTACATGTACCTTAGATCGTATATACTttcgtattaattttattaaacacagAATTAATAGTGCtcaatttagtaaaattatccCCTAAAATGGATAAACAcaggtaagaaaaaaaaatcatatgatTTGAAGTTAACATATTTACTCTTAACTGCAGACTTATTATTAGCTCTATGATAAAGaccgaaaaaatattatgcctCTGTGGTTTATACTACCGTAGTCTTCATGCAAGTAAgataagattataattaattttttgtcatttttgtctCTCTGACTATTGTCCACTGTATTCCACTGACTGtattccacaaaaaaatatgtactttgaaaaataacttatcAAGGGCAAATTATATATTGTTTGAATTAAGGAGTTTACGTTTTAAACACTTATAAGtactttttcttaattaattacgaGTACAAAGTTGCCTATacttcgtttattatttttccaaaatattctTTCATGTTTTTCTGATTCAGTATTTTTTCCGACTTTGTCTGGCAAAGTCGGAAATATCGAAAGCTTAGCTACAATCCTAAGTAAATATTCATATCGCAGTTCGGTCGCATGGATCGCCACATATCTTTAAATACAGCGTGATGTGCATTTATCTTCAGTCACCGGTTCGGCGCTCACAAACATGGCTGCGCTACTCTTATTCGTGTCTCTGTTAACAGTATTAATTTCTTTACTGTACTATATTTCTCAAAGAAAGTTCGGCTACTGGGAGAAAAGAAATGTGCCTTACGTGAAGCCTCTGCCGCTCTTGGGCAACTATGCAAAGTACATGCTTCAGAAACAGTATCCTGGTCAAATGCTGCAGGAGCTTTGCAAACGGTTTCCTGATCGATCTTACTTCGGAGCTTTCTTCGGAACCGAGCCTGTGCTGGTGGTGAATAGCCCTGAAGTCGTGAAAGATGTCTTTACAaaggatttttattattttaacggCAGGGAAATTTCGGACCATGTCGAAAACGAAATAATAACTCGGAATCTTTTCTTTGCCAGTGGCGATAAATGGAAAGTTGTACGTCAAAATCTCACAGCATTATTCTCTTCTTCTAAgatgaagaaaatgttttacttgcTTGAGAAATGCAACCACAGCTTGGAAGACATGCTGACATACGAGACATCTAAGAATAATGTTATAGAAGCCAGGGACCTCGGCGCGAGGTACACCATGGACTGCATCTGCTCGTGTGCTTTTGGCGTTGATTCAATGGTTATGGGCAAGGAGACgaataatgttttcaaaactATGGCTGAACAGATTTTCGAAGCTTCAAATACCCGAGGACTGAAAATGATTCTTAGAGCAGCATGGCCAAGCCTTTTCTACGGAATGAAAATGCAACTTTTTCCTTCAACAATCGATGAattcttttcaaaattgttgAAAGGAGTTTTCGAAAGTAGGAATCACAAACCATCACCAAGAAACGATTTTGTAGATTTagttttgacattcaaaaacgaGGAAAACTTAATAGGTGACAGTATCAGTAACTCGAAAACTGGTAAagatactaaaattaaactaaaagtgGATGATGACTTGCTAGTGGCTCAGTGTATTTTGTTCTTTGCGGCTGGATTCGAGACATCAGCGACTACCATAAGTTTCACTTTGTTTGAGCTTGCAAAGAATCCTGCCGTACAAGAAAAAGTAATCGCGGAAATAGATGAATACGTTGCGCGCCAGAAAAATAAGTTAGAATATGAATGTGTGAATGACTTGCCGTACCTTGACGCAGCTGTTTACGAAACACTTCGCATGTACCCCATATTTGGAATACTTACCCGTGAAGTTATGGACGACTATCAATTTGCGGATGGCGTGAAAGTAGAAAAGGGACTTCGAGTGCACATTCCAGTGTACCACTTCCACTTTAACCCTGATTACTTCCGTGACCCTGAGGAGTACAAACCTGAACGATTTTTACCTGAAAACAAGAAAGACCTAAAACCCTACACTTTCTTCCCGTACGGAGAAGGACCCAGGATCTGCATAGGTAATTATTTCTCCACACTTGAAGTAAGTGTTCCCAATTGTacgtttatgttttgtttagataaaagaaaaagatttttgtcaCACTATCTATTTTTATCTCCAAAGTGATAACCGTTGCCCACCCCtgctttattaacattttttttaataattcttatgATAGGAAAACTTAGACTAAATATCCATTAATTCTTGATGTTTTCTCAAAGTAACCATGCTCTGCGTCTCTTTTCCAGGAAGTCGTTTTGCTAAAATGCAAGTTATGGCGGGCCTTATTACCATCTTGAAGGAATACAGAGTCGAGCTTGGAGAGGACATGCCCAAATCACTGAACCTGGATGCGCGAACAATTCTGATTGCTCCTCGTGAACAAGGTCTTAATATTAAGTTCATCAGACGTGAAGGTTCTGAGCAAAGGAAATGGGTTCGTACGTGAGACGACCCTGAACCTACAAAAGTGCTTGATATGTGACCCGgactatattaataaaacagaaaaggtgagaacaaaatgtttttttttgtataatttacgCCATTTATAACTAGGAACAAACTGTTGCATTTTCAATATTGATAAATAGTTGCGATGAAATGATAATGGTGGTTTAAGACAAGATTTTTAGGATATTACACAGCCAAATTTATAAGCAGTCTCCAATAAGAGTCGTACAGAATAACACTATcatcagttatttattattcagaCATGATTAATCGCGATAAACACCAATCGGGTCGAGAatttataagattattattgaACACGTTAAGTTAATAGTTGAGACAGAAAACACCTGCAACAATCGACGCCATATGAGAAATTCCCCCCGCAGCtagcaacaacaaaaacaatccaTGTGTTGGAGCATCATGATAACtattatgatataataaataatattagatgATAGTCAGAGTAGGTTGAAGAAGGGTATGGAGGCCGTTGCCCAGCTGTAGGATACTCTGCtagtaacaataattaatatgacCTTATCTACCCTGGCTGCTAAAGACCATTCACAATTGGACGTAGTGTCATAACTAAATGATATACgaataaaactgtttgattAAATGTATACAAAAACTTGTATACACGAAAATTCATTTTTAGGTTCACAAACACTCAAACCAGTTCTTTAAGAAATTCAAAACGTAAGTTGTatttataatcttaaaaaaactgTATGTATTCTGTTATCGATAAAACATGAATTGATAATAGTAGTTCACGTGTTTTTTTTGATATCCACTTGTTTTgaatttgttaaacaaaatatatgacggttcattaattgtttcattttgttattactAGTATAGATGGAGATGGACATGAGAATTTGTTGCTTCCTATATCTGCTTAACGGGCAATGCTGGGGTTCTTTTTGCGCCGCCTGTTCTCTACAAGGGCACTCTTAGTACTTCAAAACCAGCAGGTGGATAGGTAgacttctaaataaaaatatgggacatgaatgaaatcaataataataccatgttctacaaagagcgactgctaTTTTCATTGAACATGAACTCATTTCACTGGAGCAATAATAATGGTTTAGCGTTCGGATTTACGAAAGTTGAGAAACGGACTGTTATAGAATCTTAGTAAGCTGTACCTTTAGGTAGTCATTTCCATAAATCTGGTTTTGATTTTCCGGACTCATTTTCCCTATAGATTGTTTAAATCAGTATCTAATATGTGATCAGACTCGTAATAtaactatgaaaatatttgactCCGATAAGAGTAATAAGTAACTCAGTGTTATCTGCTGATAACCAACTGCATAATGAGCAATATGGCAACAAAAGTTGTGTACAATGTCATGTCATTCTATTATCCTTAACAATCTCATATGTTCAGTGAATACTGTGTTTGAAATCCAAGTCCCTTCAATTCGTTTGAAAACTTTACTGAAGTTtcacgaaaattatttttttggtgtaCAAAAGGAAAACTTgacataattacaatatttcattatttagaaGTTGAATGATGGTCAAAGGAGATCCGCTATAAAACGCACCCCATAGAGTTTGGGGTCATTTGATTTACATTGACAAGTATTTTAATCCAAGCTAAGTAAAATAAGCTTACTGTcatcatttacaaaattaaaagtcattACACAATACAAACTGATTTGTTAAATACCAGGTATCAGACGTAGAAGAAATTCACAGTCATCAAAATAAgttgcaaaaattaaaaatatgaaatcccaAATAGAATTAAAGATACCAAAGATAAGcgcaaatatttataacatatgAAAAATACGTCATAAATTATATGTAACTAATGATCGATATCGTTTAAAACAAAGAATCTTTGTCCTAATAAAATACCTTAATATGTCTTACTGAATTTAGAAACCTTATACAAGctagattacaataaaattatgccTACCGAGGGGAAAGGCGCGGGGATGTAGTATCTTGTCTGCACATGTGGGTGGGGAGAcccccttttttttttttttgactccCTCGGGGAGGAAAtttgtagtgtcagacttttactgactaaacctgaaccgccgtgctacgtcatccgcgtttttgtgtcggtgtatggcaatgcgttgcaatccttcatacaccgaccgcgggcttccaccggccagtaatgtgggctggtaggtcactttcttgtgttgtgtggaggccgacgtgtaaagagcgtcggcctcctcgcctcatattgggaccgcatccatagcaccgaatgtggccccccgccgtgggtaatatactcggagGGAGGGGAGACCCCTGGTGGTCGGCTAGAtagttttcgttttgttttcgtATTTCTTGACTGTACAAACTTCTTGAAGAGCCTTTTCTTCAAGAAGCTGGTACATGACTCGACATTCCCGTTACTGATTTGATCAGgactactatttatttatgtaatatttttacgttCCAGTATTTTCTaccatattttttgtatattaaagaAATGTGTAAATTATTTGTGATAGAAACTCATATAGGTAACATATAATACTGCATTATTATTGCTGTCTTATCTAGAGTGTAATTCAGCGAACTGATTAAAAAGTATACAATTTGTGTAGATCTCAGACTCGTATTGACATTTATATTATACCCCTTTATATGCAGATAGCACTGTCAAGGggcaataattacttttttggaGGTTCGTATAGTCAAAGTCTATCATAATTAAGGTTTATTGTACACGTATCGTCCGTCGTAACGCCATAACGTCCGACTCACGCTTGACTTATTTGTAGATGATGTCTCAGTATCTCTATTTAGGTGCGGTAAGtagatacaaaattatttaagatagcTAGATTAGATAAagcataataaaatgaaatatatttttttcgttttattccTAAGTATGTATTAATTACCTAGATAACTTTTAAATCTACGATAACAACTGATCGATGGCTAAAATCTTGAGCTAaactaaaaacagaaataagtaTACTGGGCAAAATGTATGGGATTGACCCACGGCAGTTAGAAGTAAAATTGCGAGGATGTATTAAAGCAGGAATTTGGCTGAGCTTTCCGAGTGCATTCAGCACTAGACTTTATCCTATAAGAAACTTAAATTAGAGGCTATTCTGACTAACAATTTCCGTGATCAACTAATCACGCAAAAAACAGTAGATTTCTAATTTACCTGTAGCTTTTTACATCTTTGGCTATCTAATTGTTACTGTTCACCGAGTTTTGTAACTTTCTGTTTAAGAGATAGTTAACCCTCAAATTGAGTTTCTAAAAACACTCCGGAATTCTTCTTCTGCCTGAGCCAGAGTCAGGGGCGGCAGGTGGGAGTCCTGTTGGCCTCCATCTCGAGCATAGCTGCTACAGAGAATACGGATTACTCACCTAAAAAATGGATGCATAAGACTTAGTACTTAGCCTCTTAGCTTTTCGGGTCACAGGGTGCCCTCAGCTCCATTCGCAAGAATGACCTTACGGCGCTCGTGGCTTCGTACTATGCTAGATAAATACCGTTGTTAAATAGACCCAATCAGAGTATATATACTACAACCATGTTTTCACTATCAGTTTGTTGACGTAAATGCTTTTTATctgtaatacaaaaatactaacaaaGAGATTGGTCTCGACCATCCCAGACTACTAGATACACTGGCCGATAAAGCTGTTCAGGGATCAGTCGACCAGTCATCGATGTTTTCCATTATGgtggaataaaatgtttgtgttatgttCCCACATCGATAAAATATACAGCGATCCATAGTGGTTTTAGCTATGAactatatttagataaaatatttagtataataGAACTGTGATTGAAATATTTAGATAAGTGTACGAAATGCATTCGTTTTTATAAGTTACAAGGTTCGTTCATTGCTCGTTATCTTGTATTCAGACACTCTCTGTATGCGATATAGCACAGCTATAgccagtaaaaaatattatttacataattatatttgttgtaaTGACTTTGGTAGGAATCAGGCTTGTGGGAGAAAGAGGTTTGATCAAAGTTGGACGTTTTTGTATAATTGCAGTATTCGACGAAAAACAAATGGAATGAATATCAGACTCATAATTTATAAAGATCTAAAAAGGAGGCCAGATAAATAAAGTGACATAacagaaaaatctattttagtgAAGATAACATTGTTAAATAACTCATTTCactggccattgtaaataggagCCTTGGTCACGGACAGTGCAATCTCggaaataatagtaatattcaCCATTTGAGTACGGAACCTTCAAAAATGGCTTGAatgattgtaatattttgttttccgGCGAGTCACTACCATTTTTGTTTATCTATGATGAGCTCCATGAATCCTCGTGTCTATGGAAGCTAATTTGATCAAGATCAATTACTAGAGATAGAGATCAATTACTAAAGAATTAAAGTTACTTTATGTTTGTTCAGAATATTTACTATATCATAAcactttaaagtttttacttTATTCATTGACATTTATGGTTAAATACTACtaattaagattaaatataaCTGGAAGATAACTGTGTCAGTAgtaagttacataattatttactcgAAAATTCTAGTAGAAACAGTAGACACAACTAGAAACAGTatcttaatattatgttatatataCTTAGGTATAGgacaaattaaaacaagattaaTCCATTTTTATGACTGAAATAaactttcataaatttcaaccgtctacctatcacggttcatgagatatcaCGGGTCTCTACTTTTTCGTTTCGTACTCAAAGGTTTACCttagaaaaataactgttgtCGAAATTTTTTTTCAGATGCATATCGGTAGATACTTTACCTAGTTTTTGTTAATCATCAATTTAAAAGATTCGGTCAGTTTTTTAATCTCGTTATATACATATAAGTGTACGTCAAGGTCGAAACAAACAGTAATCAGTAACGTGTTTTCACGATGGGCGCACTGCTTGTGATCGCGACTTTATTATCAACTATatgttttttgatttatttaatatcaattaaaaaatttaattactggaaaaataaaaatgttccaCACGTTAAACCTTGGCCCATATTCGGAAACTACGCCAATTATCTCCTACTGAAAGAATATCCTGGTCAACTCCTACAGAAGCTCTGCCTAAAGTTTCCTGGTCAGCCTTACTTCGGAGCTTACTACGGTACAGAACCAACACTCATCGTGCACAGCCCGGAAATCATCAAAGATGTCTTCACCAAAGACTAT is drawn from Trichoplusia ni isolate ovarian cell line Hi5 chromosome 18, tn1, whole genome shotgun sequence and contains these coding sequences:
- the LOC113503072 gene encoding cytochrome P450 6B2-like yields the protein MAALLLFVSLLTVLISLLYYISQRKFGYWEKRNVPYVKPLPLLGNYAKYMLQKQYPGQMLQELCKRFPDRSYFGAFFGTEPVLVVNSPEVVKDVFTKDFYYFNGREISDHVENEIITRNLFFASGDKWKVVRQNLTALFSSSKMKKMFYLLEKCNHSLEDMLTYETSKNNVIEARDLGARYTMDCICSCAFGVDSMVMGKETNNVFKTMAEQIFEASNTRGLKMILRAAWPSLFYGMKMQLFPSTIDEFFSKLLKGVFESRNHKPSPRNDFVDLVLTFKNEENLIGDSISNSKTGKDTKIKLKVDDDLLVAQCILFFAAGFETSATTISFTLFELAKNPAVQEKVIAEIDEYVARQKNKLEYECVNDLPYLDAAVYETLRMYPIFGILTREVMDDYQFADGVKVEKGLRVHIPVYHFHFNPDYFRDPEEYKPERFLPENKKDLKPYTFFPYGEGPRICIGSRFAKMQVMAGLITILKEYRVELGEDMPKSLNLDARTILIAPREQGLNIKFIRREGSEQRKWVRT